One segment of Candidatus Stygibacter australis DNA contains the following:
- a CDS encoding choice-of-anchor Q domain-containing protein has product MNKYLVLFIVLLIFGMLQGTTITVDIEGNGDYNSIQEGINTSVDGDTVLVYPGRYFENVDYIGKTITVASLEMTTGNRDYIYSTIIDGNQTSCCVYVNNNEGDGTTLRGFTITNGNGYVITVNGDGGGIFTRDACLDVINCLIENNHAFSGGGILVSGTALYLEGCTIRNNTAMRAGGGISCGRLYNTIEFSYTNRCNIYDNFAPAGQDICNIYAESVGMVTDVIVDTFTVSDPYGFELYQGDTWNSQNYVGMTFDILQAKYEKIEADLYVAPWGNDDNSGLNEAEALYSINKALQLISADSENPRTVHLTNGLYAPWYESQTFPLVMRSYVSLIGESEENTIIDLQNGNCGFIIDLFGELGYEVKNMTIQNGYLPEDNAPFFGYMNYVRNEGDSEEPLVFENITFRDNDYFILLNINEANLTLRNVDFYGNHCEYGNQKNYNLRARLLTNFERSTLVENCIFQNNYSGVVYFPNSGSISQGYSTNSVVNCQFTQNEFENEHTPYFPEGISIVAAYAMELNIVNCTFTDNHWFGPTIGNAPIYISNGVYAVLANNLLYANNTSHSIIARTSGSAFPVVVVHHNIIENGFDGVLDEGNFVIWDEETNWDEDPLFLGEGDFPYELQDDSPAIDMGTTILPDGVTLPEFDLAGNPRIMGSGIDLGAYEYNPFSNPVTETELEDSALNYYPNPVRICDGRGAVIINYTGLEQVENYQIGIYNIKGQKVWESELKRGYSGIRWDCCNTSGDKVATGVYFLRLSKDGEFLEQGKLTVIR; this is encoded by the coding sequence ATGAATAAGTATTTGGTTTTATTTATTGTGTTGCTTATATTTGGTATGTTGCAGGGAACTACTATTACGGTCGATATTGAGGGTAATGGTGATTATAATTCAATTCAGGAGGGAATAAATACCAGTGTGGATGGAGATACGGTGCTGGTTTATCCTGGTCGGTATTTTGAAAATGTTGATTATATTGGAAAAACAATAACTGTTGCCAGCCTGGAAATGACGACTGGTAACAGGGATTATATTTATTCAACAATAATTGATGGAAATCAGACAAGTTGCTGTGTATATGTGAATAACAATGAAGGAGATGGCACAACATTAAGAGGATTTACCATAACTAACGGTAATGGATATGTGATCACAGTAAACGGAGACGGAGGTGGGATATTCACCAGAGATGCCTGTCTTGATGTGATAAATTGCCTTATAGAAAATAATCATGCATTTTCAGGAGGAGGAATATTAGTTTCAGGAACAGCACTCTATTTAGAAGGATGTACGATAAGAAATAATACCGCTATGCGTGCAGGTGGAGGAATCAGTTGTGGCAGGTTATATAATACAATAGAGTTTTCATATACCAACAGGTGCAATATATATGATAATTTTGCTCCGGCAGGTCAGGATATTTGTAACATTTATGCTGAATCTGTAGGAATGGTAACTGACGTGATAGTTGATACTTTTACTGTTTCTGATCCTTATGGATTTGAATTGTATCAAGGGGACACCTGGAATAGTCAGAATTATGTGGGTATGACCTTCGACATACTTCAGGCAAAATATGAGAAGATAGAAGCTGACCTTTACGTTGCACCCTGGGGTAATGACGATAACAGTGGACTAAATGAAGCAGAGGCATTATATTCAATAAATAAAGCTCTACAATTAATATCTGCCGATAGTGAAAATCCCAGAACTGTTCATCTGACGAATGGATTATACGCTCCCTGGTATGAAAGCCAGACATTTCCCCTTGTTATGAGAAGTTATGTTTCATTAATAGGAGAATCAGAGGAGAATACTATTATTGATCTTCAGAATGGAAATTGCGGATTTATAATTGATCTTTTTGGAGAACTTGGTTATGAAGTTAAAAATATGACTATTCAGAACGGTTATCTTCCTGAAGATAATGCTCCATTTTTTGGTTATATGAATTATGTAAGAAATGAAGGAGATTCGGAAGAACCATTAGTATTTGAAAACATCACTTTCAGAGATAATGATTATTTTATACTATTAAATATTAATGAAGCAAACCTGACACTCAGGAATGTAGATTTTTATGGTAACCACTGTGAATATGGAAATCAGAAAAATTATAATTTAAGAGCAAGGTTATTAACAAATTTCGAAAGATCGACTTTAGTAGAAAATTGTATTTTCCAAAATAACTACAGTGGTGTAGTTTATTTTCCGAATTCAGGAAGCATATCCCAAGGCTACTCAACTAACAGTGTTGTAAATTGCCAATTTACTCAAAATGAATTTGAGAATGAACACACTCCATATTTTCCCGAGGGCATATCAATTGTTGCGGCTTATGCTATGGAATTAAATATAGTAAATTGTACTTTTACAGATAATCATTGGTTTGGGCCTACTATTGGCAATGCGCCGATTTATATATCAAATGGTGTCTATGCAGTATTAGCAAATAATCTATTGTATGCAAATAATACATCTCACTCAATAATTGCCAGGACTTCAGGTAGTGCATTTCCAGTAGTAGTTGTTCACCACAATATCATTGAGAATGGATTTGATGGAGTATTAGATGAAGGTAATTTTGTCATCTGGGATGAAGAGACGAACTGGGATGAAGATCCACTATTTCTGGGTGAGGGAGACTTTCCCTATGAATTGCAGGATGATTCACCAGCAATTGATATGGGAACAACTATTTTGCCGGACGGTGTAACACTTCCTGAATTTGATCTGGCAGGTAATCCGCGGATCATGGGTAGTGGAATAGATCTGGGTGCTTATGAATACAATCCCTTCAGTAATCCGGTTACGGAAACTGAATTGGAAGATTCTGCCTTGAACTATTATCCTAATCCGGTGAGAATATGTGACGGCAGAGGAGCGGTTATAATCAATTATACAGGTTTGGAGCAGGTAGAGAATTATCAGATAGGAATATATAATATCAAAGGACAAAAGGTGTGGGAATCAGAACTAAAAAGAGGATACAGCGGCATCAGATGGGATTGCTGTAATACCAGTGGAGATAAAGTTGCAACGGGAGTATATTTCCTGCGGCTTTCAAAAGATGGAGAATTTCTGGAGCAGGGGAAACTGACAGTGATCAGGTAA